In Deltaproteobacteria bacterium, a genomic segment contains:
- the nifS gene encoding cysteine desulfurase NifS yields the protein MKKIYLDNNATTPIHPEVLDAMLPYLKDEFGNPSSIHWAGRNTRRGVDDAREKTAKLLNCDSSEIIFTSCGSEGNNLAIKGVAESKRDKGNHIITTKVEHPAVLSTCKYLQKTGFDVTYLDVDSKGMLDLDQLKKAITPKTILITIMFANNETGVIFPIEEIGSFAKEHNISFHTDAVQGAGKVPIDVKKMNIDLLTVSGHKLYAPKGVGALYVKRGVRLTPLIHGGHQERNRRGGTENVAGIVALGKACEIAQRDMPEEIKHIAALRDRLEKGLMEKIPHVRLNGHPTKRTPNTVNLSFEYAEGESLLLNLDMKGIAASSGSACTSGTLEPSHVLVAMGVPLEVSHSSVRFSLGRGNTVEDIDYVIEALPAMVERMRSMSPLYSTITGKGTEMTFTESGSHSH from the coding sequence TTGAAGAAAATCTATCTGGATAACAATGCGACAACGCCAATCCATCCCGAAGTTCTGGATGCAATGCTTCCGTATCTGAAGGATGAATTCGGTAACCCTTCAAGCATTCACTGGGCAGGCAGGAATACAAGAAGGGGAGTTGACGATGCAAGGGAAAAGACAGCAAAACTTCTGAACTGCGATTCAAGCGAGATTATCTTTACGAGCTGCGGCTCAGAGGGCAATAACCTTGCAATAAAAGGTGTCGCAGAATCAAAGAGAGACAAGGGGAACCATATAATTACCACAAAGGTAGAGCATCCTGCTGTTTTAAGCACATGCAAATACCTTCAAAAAACCGGGTTTGATGTCACATATCTCGATGTTGACAGCAAGGGTATGCTGGATTTAGACCAGCTTAAAAAGGCAATAACTCCAAAGACTATACTCATCACGATTATGTTTGCCAATAATGAAACAGGTGTAATATTTCCTATTGAAGAGATAGGCTCTTTTGCTAAAGAGCATAATATTTCTTTCCACACTGATGCAGTTCAGGGCGCGGGAAAGGTTCCTATAGATGTAAAGAAGATGAATATTGATCTCTTGACCGTTTCAGGACACAAACTCTATGCGCCAAAGGGGGTCGGCGCATTGTATGTAAAAAGGGGGGTGAGATTGACGCCTCTTATCCACGGCGGCCATCAGGAGAGGAACAGGAGAGGCGGCACGGAAAATGTTGCGGGCATTGTTGCGCTGGGAAAGGCATGTGAGATTGCTCAAAGAGATATGCCGGAGGAGATAAAGCATATTGCAGCCTTGAGGGACAGGCTTGAGAAAGGTCTGATGGAGAAGATTCCCCATGTGCGTTTGAACGGTCATCCGACTAAGAGAACGCCAAATACCGTGAATTTGAGTTTTGAATATGCCGAGGGAGAGTCGCTGCTTCTAAATCTTGATATGAAGGGGATAGCGGCATCATCCGGCTCTGCGTGCACATCCGGCACATTGGAGCCGTCGCATGTGCTGGTTGCTATGGGCGTCCCGCTGGAGGTATCACACAGTTCCGTCAGGTTCAGCCTTGGCCGCGGTAATACTGTGGAGGATATTGATTATGTAATTGAGGCTCTGCCTGCAATGGTAGAGAGGATGAGGAGTATGTCGCCGCTTTATTCCACTATTACCGGAAAGGGGACAGAGATGACCTTTACTGAAAGCGGTTCACACAGTCATTGA
- the mnmA gene encoding tRNA 2-thiouridine(34) synthase MnmA, which translates to MMDKPKRVVIAMSGGVDSSTAAALLKEQGYDVIGISMQLWDYTDGEKDRPGSCCSLDDLYDARRVADKLDIPFYVVNFEEVFLKEVVDYFVNSYLKGETPNPCLKCNQVLKFETLLRRALELEADFLATGHYARVSYDEDRGRYLLLKGRDVSKDQSYFLFTMTQNQLQRIKFPLGDLTKAEVRGLAKKFSLNVAEKKDSQEICFVEEDYPSFISQRLGRMDAHGEIADTSGNVIGMHNGLYKYTIGQRKGLGVTKDEPLYALKLDAARNRLVVGPEENLFRDSLIAKETNWVGIPLPDGPIDVTAMIRYRHKGADATVIPLADGKVKVCFKRREKSITPGQGVVFYRGNEVIGGGWIEG; encoded by the coding sequence ATTATGGATAAACCAAAGCGTGTTGTTATTGCCATGAGCGGCGGAGTGGACTCATCCACTGCGGCCGCGCTTCTTAAAGAGCAGGGCTATGATGTCATAGGCATCTCCATGCAGTTGTGGGACTACACCGATGGGGAAAAAGACAGGCCGGGAAGCTGCTGTTCTCTGGATGACCTCTATGATGCCAGGAGGGTTGCTGACAAACTTGATATCCCATTTTATGTTGTTAACTTTGAAGAGGTATTTTTAAAGGAAGTGGTGGATTATTTTGTCAACAGCTATCTGAAGGGTGAGACGCCAAACCCGTGCCTTAAATGCAACCAGGTCTTAAAATTTGAGACGCTTTTAAGAAGGGCGCTGGAACTTGAGGCGGATTTTCTTGCAACAGGTCACTACGCAAGGGTAAGTTACGATGAGGATAGAGGACGGTATCTGCTCCTGAAAGGCAGAGATGTATCAAAGGACCAGTCTTATTTCCTTTTTACAATGACACAGAATCAGTTACAGCGGATAAAATTCCCTCTTGGTGATTTGACAAAAGCAGAGGTTAGAGGCCTTGCAAAGAAATTCAGCCTGAATGTTGCGGAGAAGAAAGACAGCCAGGAGATATGTTTTGTGGAAGAAGATTATCCGTCATTTATAAGCCAGAGGCTCGGTAGGATGGATGCACACGGCGAGATAGCGGATACATCGGGCAATGTTATCGGCATGCATAACGGGCTTTATAAATATACAATCGGACAGAGAAAAGGACTTGGCGTAACAAAGGATGAGCCATTATATGCGCTTAAATTAGATGCGGCCAGGAATAGGCTTGTCGTCGGTCCTGAGGAGAATTTGTTCAGAGACAGCCTTATTGCAAAGGAGACAAACTGGGTAGGCATACCCTTGCCTGATGGCCCGATAGATGTAACTGCCATGATAAGGTACCGCCATAAAGGCGCAGATGCAACGGTAATCCCTTTGGCAGACGGCAAGGTAAAGGTCTGTTTTAAAAGGCGCGAGAAATCAATAACCCCTGGCCAGGGGGTGGTTTTTTACAGAGGCAACGAGGTTATCGGCGGAGGCTGGATTGAAGGATGA
- the nifU gene encoding Fe-S cluster assembly scaffold protein NifU, translating into MYSEKVMDHFSNPRNVGEIENADGVGTVGNPACGDIMKLSIKVEGDVIKDVKFKTFGCGAAIATSSMVTELVKGKHLGEAEEISNATVAEALGGLPPVKQHCSNLAADALHAAIEDYKKKNLQK; encoded by the coding sequence ATGTACAGCGAAAAGGTAATGGACCATTTTAGCAATCCGAGGAATGTAGGGGAGATAGAAAATGCAGACGGCGTAGGCACTGTTGGAAATCCTGCCTGCGGCGATATTATGAAACTCAGCATAAAGGTTGAAGGCGATGTTATTAAAGATGTTAAGTTTAAGACATTCGGATGCGGCGCGGCAATTGCGACAAGTTCAATGGTTACAGAGCTTGTTAAAGGGAAACATCTGGGCGAGGCAGAGGAGATATCCAACGCCACTGTGGCAGAGGCGCTTGGCGGCCTTCCGCCTGTCAAGCAGCACTGCTCAAACCTTGCGGCAGATGCGCTCCATGCCGCTATAGAGGATTATAAAAAGAAAAATCTGCAGAAGTAG